From Alienimonas californiensis, a single genomic window includes:
- a CDS encoding caspase family protein — MSFARRPLPLVASGPFVAALALCLLTGATAFAQAPALPNGATPPNGAAAPDDRFSAEEANAVAGRVKNEPRHALIVGVPDYADAAIPDLPVCAPDAKAVYDLLTDPAVGGVPKANATLLIGKDASRRNILKALNDLRAVPQESTVFFYFSGHGARVGDQTYLIPQDAEAAFLAGSALSQSELDRYLKAVPASRVALFVDACFAAGLRTDPGRPTKAFAADAEAALQSFTGRGRIFFGAAGADEEALTAPDKQRSVFTLHLLEGLGGKADGNGDGVVTAFEVAAYLDGTVSAEARKRGGLHRPRVDIPADVVDPSRYPLTIHAAALKSRTAAAVLLRQRLDVLDGFFLDGALTRPQRDQAATLLSTDEPRLSRLQRQARDTALAAVERGAVDERLTRALDLMVEQAPPPSTGAPSTGEPKGPTPMRLRAVVPPPRVAEGHLAGVLSLAVAPDGQRAVSGSWDKTLRVWNLAEGTAERTLEGHRERVNAVAITPDGTRALSGSWDRTLAVWNLADGQPERALNGHSWGVLAATITPDGQRALSGSWDKTVRVWTLADGREQFVLKGHAEQINSIAVAPDGGRAVSASDDGTLRVWNLADGREERVLEGHAAAVRAVAIAPDGERAVSGDKHGALRIWNLTTGAAERTMKGHPDGVNAVAITPDGRRAVSGGGDGTVRVWNLAAGAAEGTLEGHTGSVNAVAITPDGRQIVSGSNDRTLRLWDAFERE; from the coding sequence GTGTCGTTCGCCCGCCGTCCGCTGCCGCTCGTCGCTTCCGGGCCGTTCGTCGCCGCGCTGGCCTTGTGTCTGCTGACCGGGGCGACCGCGTTCGCCCAAGCCCCCGCCCTGCCCAACGGGGCTACCCCGCCGAACGGGGCGGCGGCTCCGGACGATCGGTTCTCCGCGGAGGAGGCCAACGCCGTGGCCGGGCGGGTGAAGAACGAACCGCGGCACGCCCTGATCGTCGGCGTGCCGGACTACGCGGACGCGGCCATCCCCGACCTGCCCGTCTGCGCGCCGGACGCGAAGGCGGTCTACGACCTGCTGACCGACCCGGCCGTGGGCGGCGTGCCGAAGGCGAACGCCACGCTGCTGATCGGCAAGGACGCCTCCCGCCGCAACATTCTCAAGGCGTTGAACGACCTGCGGGCCGTGCCGCAGGAGTCCACGGTCTTCTTCTACTTCAGCGGTCACGGCGCCCGGGTGGGGGATCAAACGTACCTGATCCCGCAGGACGCCGAAGCCGCCTTCCTCGCCGGCTCCGCCCTCTCCCAAAGCGAACTGGACCGCTATTTGAAAGCGGTGCCCGCCAGCCGCGTGGCGCTGTTCGTCGACGCCTGCTTCGCCGCCGGCCTCCGCACCGACCCCGGCCGTCCCACGAAAGCCTTCGCCGCGGACGCCGAGGCCGCCCTGCAATCCTTCACCGGCCGCGGCCGCATCTTTTTCGGCGCCGCCGGCGCCGACGAGGAAGCCCTCACCGCTCCCGACAAACAGCGGAGCGTGTTCACCCTCCACCTGCTCGAAGGCTTGGGCGGGAAGGCCGACGGCAACGGCGACGGCGTGGTGACGGCCTTCGAGGTCGCCGCCTATCTGGACGGCACCGTCTCCGCCGAGGCGAGGAAGCGGGGCGGCCTGCACCGGCCCCGGGTGGACATCCCCGCGGACGTCGTCGACCCCAGCCGCTACCCCCTCACGATCCACGCCGCGGCATTGAAGTCGCGGACCGCCGCCGCGGTGCTGCTCCGCCAGCGATTGGACGTGCTCGACGGGTTCTTCCTCGACGGCGCCCTCACCCGGCCCCAGCGCGATCAGGCCGCGACGCTGCTATCGACGGACGAACCGCGCCTCTCCCGCCTCCAGCGGCAGGCCCGCGACACGGCGCTGGCCGCGGTCGAACGGGGCGCGGTCGACGAACGTCTGACCCGCGCCTTGGATCTGATGGTCGAACAGGCCCCCCCGCCGTCGACCGGGGCGCCGTCGACCGGGGAGCCGAAGGGCCCCACGCCGATGCGGCTGCGGGCGGTCGTGCCCCCGCCGCGGGTGGCGGAGGGGCACCTCGCCGGGGTGCTGTCGCTGGCCGTCGCCCCGGACGGGCAGCGGGCCGTCAGCGGATCGTGGGATAAGACGCTGCGGGTCTGGAACCTCGCCGAGGGAACCGCCGAACGGACCCTGGAGGGCCACCGGGAACGCGTGAACGCCGTGGCGATCACGCCGGACGGGACGCGGGCGCTCAGCGGGTCCTGGGACCGCACGCTGGCGGTCTGGAACCTCGCCGACGGCCAGCCGGAGCGGGCGCTCAACGGGCACAGTTGGGGCGTGCTCGCCGCGACGATCACGCCGGACGGGCAGCGGGCGCTCAGCGGGTCGTGGGACAAGACGGTGCGGGTCTGGACCCTCGCCGACGGCCGGGAGCAGTTCGTTCTGAAGGGCCACGCGGAGCAGATTAATTCAATCGCGGTCGCGCCGGACGGCGGACGGGCGGTCAGCGCCTCGGACGACGGCACGCTCCGGGTCTGGAACCTCGCCGACGGCCGGGAGGAGCGGGTCCTCGAAGGCCACGCCGCCGCGGTGCGGGCCGTGGCGATCGCCCCGGACGGCGAGCGGGCCGTCAGCGGGGACAAGCACGGCGCCCTGCGGATCTGGAACCTGACCACCGGCGCCGCCGAGCGGACCATGAAGGGCCACCCCGACGGCGTGAACGCCGTGGCGATCACCCCCGACGGCCGGCGGGCCGTCAGCGGGGGGGGCGACGGCACGGTGCGGGTCTGGAACCTCGCCGCCGGCGCCGCCGAGGGCACGCTGGAGGGCCACACCGGCAGCGTGAACGCCGTGGCGATCACCCCCGACGGCCGGCAGATCGTCAGCGGCTCCAACGACCGCACCCTCCGCCTCTGGGACGCCTTCGAGCGGGAATGA